In the Sulfurovum zhangzhouensis genome, one interval contains:
- the hemN gene encoding oxygen-independent coproporphyrinogen III oxidase, translating to MAELQNAALIQKYNIPGPRYTSYPTVPFWDKEGISIHNWEETVKRSFDESNKVEGISLYIHLPYCENLCTFCACHKHITVQHSVEDPYIDALLAEWKLYIDLLGDTPIIREIHLGGGTPTFFSAENLKRLIDGIFVYAKRPESYDYSFEAHPNNTTEEQLQTLYDLGFRRTSFGIQDYDPTVQQAINRIQSFEDVEKIHNMAKKIGYESISHDIIFGLPHQNKENIKTTIANTVKLMPDRIAYYSYAHVPWIKGVGQRGFDESDLPKDEYKRELYELGKQLFFDAGYEEIGMDHFSLPTDKLYKAMKNHTLHRNFMGYTAGKTQLMIGLGMSSISDSWYSFAQNEKRVEDYIKRVNEGKLPVFRGHLLTKEDLIVRKHILNLMCNLETSWTDESMKLDKMPEILDRLKEMEDDDLIEIYEDRLVVKESSRMFVRNVCMAFDLRLVADQPEKRIFSMTI from the coding sequence ATGGCGGAGCTTCAAAATGCAGCACTGATACAAAAATACAATATTCCGGGCCCAAGATACACTTCGTATCCAACTGTTCCGTTCTGGGATAAAGAGGGAATATCTATACATAACTGGGAAGAAACAGTTAAGCGTTCATTTGATGAGAGTAATAAGGTTGAGGGTATTAGCCTTTATATTCACCTTCCTTATTGTGAAAATCTATGTACTTTTTGTGCTTGCCATAAACATATCACTGTACAGCATTCTGTTGAAGATCCTTATATTGACGCACTCCTAGCAGAATGGAAACTTTATATTGATCTTTTAGGAGATACTCCGATTATCCGTGAAATACATCTTGGAGGCGGTACACCGACATTTTTCTCTGCAGAGAACCTTAAGCGTCTTATTGATGGTATCTTCGTATATGCAAAGCGTCCTGAAAGTTATGACTATAGCTTTGAAGCCCACCCGAATAATACCACTGAAGAACAGCTTCAAACACTGTATGATCTAGGATTCAGACGTACCAGTTTCGGTATTCAGGATTATGATCCGACAGTGCAGCAAGCGATCAACCGTATACAGAGTTTTGAAGATGTAGAGAAGATCCACAATATGGCAAAAAAAATAGGCTATGAGTCTATTTCCCATGATATTATTTTTGGTCTTCCACACCAGAATAAAGAAAATATTAAAACAACGATTGCAAATACTGTAAAACTCATGCCAGATCGTATCGCTTACTACAGCTATGCACATGTGCCATGGATCAAAGGAGTTGGACAACGAGGTTTTGATGAGAGTGATCTACCGAAAGACGAGTACAAAAGGGAACTCTATGAACTGGGGAAACAGCTCTTCTTTGATGCAGGCTACGAAGAGATCGGGATGGATCACTTTTCACTGCCTACGGATAAACTCTATAAAGCGATGAAAAACCATACACTTCATAGAAACTTTATGGGATATACTGCAGGAAAAACACAGTTGATGATAGGACTGGGAATGTCTTCAATCTCAGATAGTTGGTATAGCTTCGCGCAAAACGAAAAACGTGTTGAAGACTATATCAAACGTGTCAATGAAGGCAAACTACCTGTCTTTAGAGGACACCTTCTTACAAAAGAGGATCTCATCGTACGTAAACATATCCTAAACTTGATGTGTAACCTTGAAACCTCATGGACTGATGAAAGTATGAAACTGGATAAGATGCCGGAAATACTTGATCGTCTCAAAGAGATGGAAGATGATGATCTCATCGAGATCTATGAAGACAGACTTGTAGTCAAAGAGTCCAGTCGTATGTTCGTAAGAAATGTCTGCATGGCATTTGATTTAAGATTAGTGGCTGACCAGCCGGAAAAAAGAATCTTTTCTATGACGATCTAA
- a CDS encoding FixH family protein, producing the protein MANNKEKTYWPHMILGFFFLGITLGYWTVKTASNMPVQESNDYMMKYQSADMNINDIMEKKIAFDKEYMIELIGKETMEVPDNVNSNKVQMDPVKLSKGLNEFTYMVIKNNGSVVSDANVSFLLTRPHTRADDFVVDSVPYGSGEYIIKDINITKPGRYTLQLRAKVGDAIGYSEIPAYLR; encoded by the coding sequence ATGGCAAACAATAAAGAGAAAACCTACTGGCCGCATATGATACTCGGTTTCTTTTTCCTAGGTATTACACTCGGGTATTGGACGGTAAAGACAGCATCAAATATGCCAGTTCAAGAGTCAAATGACTATATGATGAAGTATCAATCGGCAGATATGAATATTAATGATATCATGGAAAAAAAGATAGCATTTGATAAAGAGTATATGATTGAACTGATTGGTAAAGAAACAATGGAAGTGCCTGACAACGTAAACTCTAATAAGGTACAGATGGACCCTGTAAAGCTTTCTAAGGGTCTTAATGAGTTTACTTATATGGTTATTAAGAATAACGGGAGCGTAGTGTCTGATGCAAACGTTTCATTTTTATTGACCAGACCTCATACTAGAGCAGATGATTTTGTAGTTGACTCGGTACCTTATGGTAGTGGTGAATATATTATAAAAGATATCAATATCACAAAGCCGGGAAGGTATACATTACAGCTTCGTGCAAAAGTAGGCGATGCTATAGGTTATTCAGAGATTCCGGCATATCTGAGATAG
- a CDS encoding DUF4006 family protein translates to MAENTSRGVFGLNGISGMLIATVLLLSILVFLTFNAIKVQNANATNAYNPAPITGSLDNVKKISKENAQHAFQDAK, encoded by the coding sequence ATGGCAGAAAATACAAGTAGAGGCGTATTTGGTCTAAATGGTATTTCAGGAATGTTGATCGCAACAGTACTATTGCTTTCAATTCTTGTTTTCTTGACATTCAATGCAATCAAAGTACAGAATGCAAATGCTACTAATGCATATAATCCAGCTCCAATTACAGGTAGTTTGGATAATGTTAAAAAGATCAGCAAAGAGAATGCACAACATGCATTCCAAGATGCTAAATAG
- a CDS encoding c-type cytochrome — MNSLVVKALAFAAVLIVVTMVVVKQMNVNLDDPINQLTLLGAVAIAVLAFGVSAKYVSQMKTDTAGGELAEDNWDGIGEYKNELPAGWAYSFLGLLIWAVWYFLWGFPVNAYSQIGEYNQEVKKYQSKYEEMHKDPDQATLNAMGKSIFLVQCAPCHGITGDGMNGKAHDFTARMSKEQVLNVINNGQNQLGYPMGAMPAGMASGADAEAIAEYVSGGMKGEAPAMFAACVACHGADGKGNMGMAPNIAGYDDTLVHNVLTNGKKGMIGKMPSFKTMITPVQEKALTVYLQSLVQ; from the coding sequence ATGAATTCGTTAGTCGTTAAAGCATTAGCTTTTGCAGCAGTACTAATCGTAGTAACGATGGTAGTTGTAAAGCAGATGAATGTTAACTTGGATGACCCGATCAACCAATTGACTTTACTTGGTGCAGTGGCAATTGCAGTACTTGCATTTGGTGTATCTGCAAAATATGTTTCTCAGATGAAGACTGATACTGCTGGTGGTGAACTTGCAGAGGATAACTGGGATGGAATCGGTGAGTATAAAAATGAACTACCAGCTGGTTGGGCATACTCTTTCCTTGGTCTATTGATCTGGGCTGTATGGTACTTCCTATGGGGATTCCCTGTAAATGCGTACAGTCAAATCGGTGAGTACAATCAAGAGGTTAAGAAGTATCAGTCTAAATATGAAGAGATGCATAAAGATCCTGATCAAGCAACATTAAATGCAATGGGTAAATCTATCTTCTTGGTACAATGTGCACCATGTCACGGTATCACTGGTGACGGTATGAATGGAAAAGCACATGACTTTACTGCAAGAATGAGTAAAGAACAAGTACTTAATGTGATCAACAACGGTCAGAACCAACTTGGTTATCCAATGGGTGCAATGCCAGCAGGTATGGCAAGTGGTGCAGATGCGGAAGCGATTGCTGAGTATGTATCAGGTGGTATGAAAGGTGAAGCACCGGCAATGTTCGCTGCATGTGTAGCATGTCATGGAGCTGATGGAAAAGGTAACATGGGTATGGCACCAAATATTGCTGGTTATGATGATACATTGGTTCATAATGTTCTTACTAACGGTAAAAAAGGTATGATCGGTAAAATGCCATCATTTAAAACAATGATCACACCTGTACAAGAAAAAGCATTGACTGTTTATCTACAGTCTTTGGTACAATAA
- a CDS encoding cytochrome c oxidase, cbb3-type, CcoQ subunit codes for MDIRELQGYASFFMTIFLVVMLYGYIIHLYRSEKKGEKDYEKYGNIAIDDEIDSKPVDEISQAQSEKKEQNK; via the coding sequence ATGGACATCAGAGAACTTCAAGGCTATGCCAGTTTCTTTATGACCATTTTTTTGGTAGTGATGTTGTATGGGTATATTATTCACCTGTATAGAAGTGAAAAGAAGGGCGAGAAGGATTATGAAAAATACGGGAATATTGCTATCGATGATGAGATCGATAGCAAACCTGTAGATGAAATTTCCCAAGCTCAGAGTGAAAAGAAGGAGCAAAACAAATGA
- the ccoO gene encoding cytochrome-c oxidase, cbb3-type subunit II — protein MFHWLEKNPFFFAVGVFVVIAFAGLIEIVPNFAEASRPVVGLKPYTVLELAGKEVYKKDNCIACHSQLIRPFKSETDRYGQYSLSGEYAYDRPFLWGSKRTGPDLHRVGNYRSTDWHENHMWEPTAVVPGSIMPAYKHQFTNIADIETAYAEAVTVKNVFGTPYGDEFQPSKEAWEAHKPKVLAEAKAIADDMKDPGVKAAVEAGEVPEIVALIAYLNKLK, from the coding sequence ATGTTTCACTGGTTAGAAAAAAATCCGTTCTTCTTTGCGGTAGGAGTTTTTGTAGTTATCGCGTTTGCAGGTCTTATCGAGATCGTGCCTAACTTTGCTGAAGCATCAAGACCAGTTGTAGGGCTTAAGCCTTATACTGTTCTTGAGCTTGCAGGTAAAGAAGTGTATAAAAAAGACAACTGTATTGCTTGTCACTCACAGCTTATTCGTCCATTTAAGTCTGAAACTGACAGATATGGTCAGTATTCACTATCTGGAGAATATGCATACGACAGACCATTCCTTTGGGGATCAAAAAGAACCGGTCCGGATCTTCACCGTGTAGGAAACTATCGTTCAACAGACTGGCATGAAAACCACATGTGGGAGCCAACTGCTGTTGTTCCAGGTTCAATTATGCCTGCATACAAGCATCAGTTCACAAATATTGCTGATATTGAAACAGCATATGCTGAAGCAGTAACAGTGAAGAATGTATTTGGAACACCATATGGTGATGAGTTCCAACCTTCAAAAGAGGCGTGGGAAGCACATAAACCAAAAGTGCTTGCTGAAGCAAAAGCGATTGCTGATGATATGAAAGATCCAGGTGTTAAAGCTGCTGTAGAAGCAGGAGAAGTACCTGAAATCGTTGCATTGATCGCATATCTTAATAAACTAAAGTAA
- the ccoN gene encoding cytochrome-c oxidase, cbb3-type subunit I, translating to MQSNAALEYDYSVARLFTYTTILFGFLGMLIGTLIASQLAFPELNYLLGEYGTFSRLRPLHTNIVIYGFTLSGIWATFYYVGQRVLKVSIAESPFIMAIAKIHFWLYFVGALTAVITLLLGITQSKEYAVFEWPIDIVVVLIWVLWGVAMFGLIGIRREKALYISMWYYIACFLGIAMLYLFNNMAVPTYFAAGGLGNIMHSVSMYAGTNDALVQWWFGHNAVAFGFTVPIVAMIYYFLPKESGQAVYSYKLSLLSFWGLMFVYLWAGSHHLLWSTVPDWMQTMGSVFSVVLILPSWGSAINMLLTMKGEWNQLTENPLIKFMVLASTFYMLSTLEGPIQAIKSVNAIAHFTDWIPGHVHDGVLGWVTFMIMAALFHMAPRIFKREIFSKKLMEAQFWLQTTAVVLYFTSMWVAGITQGMMWRAVDEYGNLMYSFIDTVTVLHPYYTIRAVAGLMYLVGFLMFAYNMYMTITASKRLEEEPQFRSPMAA from the coding sequence ATGCAGTCAAACGCAGCATTGGAATACGATTATTCCGTAGCAAGGTTGTTTACTTATACGACAATTTTGTTTGGATTTTTAGGTATGTTGATTGGTACGCTTATCGCATCACAGTTAGCATTTCCAGAACTTAACTACCTATTGGGTGAGTATGGTACGTTCTCAAGACTTAGACCACTTCACACTAATATAGTTATTTATGGTTTCACTTTAAGTGGTATCTGGGCTACTTTTTATTACGTTGGACAAAGAGTACTGAAAGTATCAATTGCAGAGTCACCATTTATTATGGCAATTGCAAAGATTCACTTTTGGCTTTACTTTGTAGGAGCATTAACAGCAGTTATAACACTTCTACTTGGTATTACTCAGTCAAAAGAGTATGCAGTATTTGAATGGCCAATTGACATTGTTGTAGTACTTATCTGGGTACTATGGGGAGTTGCAATGTTTGGTCTCATCGGCATAAGAAGAGAAAAAGCACTTTATATCTCTATGTGGTATTACATCGCTTGTTTCCTTGGTATCGCTATGCTTTATCTATTTAACAACATGGCAGTTCCTACATATTTTGCAGCTGGTGGTCTTGGTAACATTATGCACTCAGTATCTATGTATGCTGGAACAAATGACGCACTTGTACAATGGTGGTTCGGTCATAATGCTGTTGCATTTGGATTTACTGTGCCTATCGTTGCTATGATCTACTACTTCCTTCCAAAAGAGTCTGGTCAAGCAGTTTACTCATATAAACTGTCACTTCTTTCTTTCTGGGGATTGATGTTCGTATACCTTTGGGCTGGTTCACACCACCTACTTTGGTCAACAGTACCAGACTGGATGCAGACAATGGGTTCAGTATTCTCTGTAGTACTTATCCTTCCATCATGGGGTTCAGCGATCAACATGCTACTTACTATGAAAGGTGAGTGGAATCAATTAACTGAGAACCCGCTGATCAAATTTATGGTACTTGCATCAACATTCTATATGCTTTCAACACTTGAAGGACCGATCCAAGCGATCAAATCAGTAAACGCAATTGCGCACTTCACTGACTGGATTCCTGGACATGTTCACGATGGTGTACTTGGTTGGGTTACATTCATGATTATGGCTGCTCTCTTCCACATGGCACCAAGAATATTCAAAAGAGAGATCTTCTCTAAGAAGTTGATGGAAGCACAATTCTGGCTTCAAACAACAGCGGTTGTTCTGTACTTTACATCTATGTGGGTTGCAGGAATTACACAAGGTATGATGTGGAGAGCGGTTGATGAGTATGGTAACTTGATGTATTCATTCATCGATACTGTTACAGTACTTCACCCATATTATACAATCAGAGCAGTTGCGGGATTGATGTATTTAGTCGGGTTCTTAATGTTCGCATATAACATGTATATGACGATCACTGCTTCTAAGAGATTGGAAGAAGAACCACAATTCAGAAGCCCTATGGCAGCATAA
- a CDS encoding D-alanine--D-alanine ligase, with protein sequence MKLAILFGGSSFEHEISIVSAITMKKVFKNTELSFIFVDAERQFYLIESDKMKSNFFSSGAYKKSKKLVLKNGAFNIEGIFGSKEIVFDTLLNLIHGRDGEDGKIASLMEFYKIPFISPRIEASVLSFNKLYTKFLAESLGVKTLSYQYLSKNEERKLTMEYPVIVKPVRLGSSIGVSIVKNDEELDYALDVAFEFDTDVIIEPFIDGVKEYNQAGTYTRDWELSIVEEPHKEEFLDFEKKYMDFSRDSQVLAADIDELLESKIKDTFKKIYDPLFKGAIIRCDFFVIEGEVYLNEINPIPGSMANYLFSDFEGMVERLSNNLPKEQSIQINYQYIHSIQSAKGKA encoded by the coding sequence ATGAAACTAGCTATACTCTTTGGGGGCTCAAGTTTTGAGCATGAGATCAGTATCGTCTCTGCTATCACGATGAAAAAGGTGTTCAAAAACACTGAACTCTCTTTTATCTTTGTGGATGCAGAACGTCAATTTTATCTGATAGAATCAGATAAAATGAAATCAAACTTTTTTAGTTCCGGTGCATACAAGAAATCAAAAAAACTTGTTTTAAAGAACGGTGCATTTAATATAGAAGGAATTTTTGGTTCAAAAGAGATCGTATTTGATACACTGCTTAACTTGATCCATGGAAGAGACGGTGAAGACGGCAAGATCGCATCACTGATGGAATTCTATAAAATACCGTTTATCTCTCCTCGTATAGAAGCTTCTGTACTTAGCTTCAATAAACTCTATACGAAGTTTCTTGCAGAAAGTCTTGGTGTTAAGACATTATCATATCAGTACCTTTCTAAAAATGAAGAGAGAAAACTAACGATGGAATATCCAGTGATTGTTAAGCCTGTACGTCTTGGTTCTAGTATCGGTGTCAGTATCGTTAAGAATGATGAAGAGCTTGACTATGCACTGGATGTAGCATTTGAGTTTGATACGGATGTGATCATTGAACCGTTTATCGATGGTGTGAAAGAGTATAATCAGGCCGGTACTTACACGCGTGACTGGGAACTTTCTATCGTAGAAGAACCGCATAAAGAAGAGTTTTTGGATTTTGAGAAGAAGTATATGGATTTTTCTCGTGATTCACAAGTATTGGCAGCAGATATTGATGAATTACTTGAATCAAAGATAAAAGATACATTCAAAAAGATTTATGACCCACTTTTTAAAGGGGCAATCATCCGTTGTGATTTCTTTGTCATAGAGGGAGAAGTATATCTTAATGAGATCAATCCTATCCCAGGCTCAATGGCAAACTATCTATTTAGTGATTTTGAAGGTATGGTAGAAAGACTCTCAAATAATCTTCCAAAAGAACAAAGTATTCAGATCAATTATCAATATATCCACTCAATACAATCCGCAAAAGGCAAAGCTTAA
- the carA gene encoding glutamine-hydrolyzing carbamoyl-phosphate synthase small subunit: MNKVSLYFENGLFLEAKSFGSDGTSVGECVFNTSMTGYQEIATDPSYAGQFVTFTMPEIGNVGCNAQDMESTKAHCKGVIVRSYQDRPSSFRCEETLAALLKKHGVLGITDIDTRYITKILRDEGAMMMVASTEIHDKEELKKVLENSPRIEEINYIEQVSTKEPYVHNQARYDILQFDYAKPNTSKKIIALDFGIKRNILNELTHAGMEVTVVPNSMPSSEIIAKFEAKEIDGVFLSNGPGDPLILKDEQEKIRDMIAAKVPMFGICLGHQLLSISHGYDTYKLQFGQHGGNHPVKNLQTGSVEITAQNHNYNVPDNITEVAEITHINLFDNTIEGVKYKDAPIMSVQHHPEASPGPHESAYVFQEFADMLG, translated from the coding sequence ATGAACAAAGTTTCACTCTATTTTGAAAATGGGCTCTTTCTTGAAGCAAAGAGTTTTGGAAGTGATGGAACAAGTGTCGGTGAATGTGTATTTAACACTTCAATGACAGGTTATCAGGAGATTGCTACCGACCCTTCTTATGCAGGACAGTTTGTGACATTTACAATGCCTGAGATCGGTAACGTGGGATGTAATGCTCAAGATATGGAGAGTACTAAAGCCCACTGTAAAGGTGTAATCGTACGTAGCTACCAAGATAGACCATCAAGCTTCAGATGTGAGGAAACACTTGCAGCACTTCTTAAAAAACATGGTGTACTTGGAATCACAGATATCGATACAAGATATATCACCAAAATACTCAGGGATGAGGGTGCGATGATGATGGTGGCTTCAACTGAGATCCATGACAAAGAAGAACTTAAAAAAGTGTTAGAGAACTCGCCTCGTATTGAAGAGATAAACTATATTGAACAGGTAAGTACCAAAGAGCCTTATGTACATAATCAAGCACGTTATGATATCTTACAGTTTGACTATGCAAAGCCTAATACCAGCAAAAAAATTATTGCATTGGATTTTGGTATTAAACGTAATATTCTCAATGAATTGACTCATGCTGGGATGGAAGTGACTGTAGTACCAAACAGTATGCCGTCTTCAGAGATCATTGCAAAATTCGAAGCAAAAGAGATTGATGGTGTATTCCTTTCAAACGGACCGGGAGACCCTCTTATCCTTAAAGATGAACAAGAGAAGATCAGAGATATGATCGCAGCGAAAGTACCAATGTTCGGTATTTGTCTGGGACACCAGCTTCTTTCTATTTCACATGGATATGATACATATAAACTGCAGTTTGGACAACACGGGGGTAACCACCCGGTTAAGAACCTTCAAACCGGTTCAGTGGAGATCACTGCGCAAAACCACAACTATAATGTACCTGACAATATCACTGAAGTAGCAGAGATCACACATATTAACCTTTTTGACAACACAATCGAAGGGGTTAAATATAAGGATGCGCCTATCATGTCAGTACAGCATCACCCTGAAGCAAGCCCTGGTCCACATGAGAGTGCTTATGTGTTCCAAGAATTTGCAGATATGTTAGGATAG
- a CDS encoding DUF507 family protein — translation MRLKPQQTGYVATKIGIDLANAPFVTLPKGREAVVAAAKKIIDENLAKERALDEKVKSILSENDEEIEFQHADERQLFFMIKKKLAPEYGVIMNYDDRYNDLAHVILDELYENYLAEYDVNENQIKNVIFKSFKEFANAYEEIDDIVYNKIKKMKKEVIPGSQEYELLYERLYQEELSKRGML, via the coding sequence ATGAGACTTAAACCACAACAGACGGGATATGTAGCTACAAAGATCGGTATCGACCTTGCCAATGCTCCTTTTGTAACTTTGCCAAAAGGTAGAGAAGCTGTAGTCGCGGCTGCAAAAAAGATCATCGATGAGAACCTTGCTAAAGAACGTGCATTGGATGAAAAGGTAAAGTCTATTTTGTCGGAGAACGATGAAGAGATTGAGTTTCAGCATGCTGATGAAAGACAACTTTTCTTTATGATCAAAAAGAAACTGGCTCCTGAGTACGGAGTGATCATGAACTATGACGATAGATATAATGATCTGGCTCATGTTATCTTGGATGAACTATATGAGAACTACCTTGCAGAGTATGATGTCAATGAAAACCAGATTAAAAATGTGATCTTCAAGTCATTTAAAGAGTTTGCAAACGCTTATGAAGAGATCGATGACATTGTTTACAATAAGATCAAAAAGATGAAAAAAGAGGTGATACCGGGTTCGCAAGAGTATGAATTGCTCTATGAGAGATTGTATCAGGAAGAACTATCTAAAAGAGGAATGCTATAA
- a CDS encoding adenylosuccinate synthase — protein MSSKADLIVGLQWGDEGKGKIVDHMAQTHDYVCRFAGGHNAGHTIVLDGKKYALHLIPSGVLNPNAKNIVGNGVVISPKDFIKEMSQFDNLEGRLFLSDKAHVLFPYHAMIDQARERMKGDKAIGTTGKGIGPAYGDKIARVGHRLGELHHPEKLADKIIAFFEMNKPVFDAMEVEAPNKDTLLAELNEYKEVLGKYIVDTTKMVWEILDQNKKVLLEGAQGTMLDIDHGTYPYVTSSTTVSAGACSGLGLNPKDIGKVTGIAKAYCTRVGNGPFPSEDLGEDGDILRKNGHEFGTTTGRPRRCGWFDAVAMRHAVRVNGADQVALMKLDVLDGFKEIKVCVAYEVEGEQIDYVPYDLEDAKPVYQTFPGWEKTEGVRSFEELPETAQSYIAALEAMIGTKIGIISTSPERDDTIIR, from the coding sequence GTGAGTAGTAAAGCAGATTTGATCGTAGGTCTCCAGTGGGGAGATGAAGGTAAAGGTAAGATCGTTGACCATATGGCACAGACACATGATTATGTATGTCGTTTTGCAGGGGGTCATAATGCAGGACACACGATCGTACTGGATGGTAAGAAGTATGCACTTCACTTGATCCCGTCAGGAGTACTTAATCCAAATGCAAAAAATATCGTAGGAAACGGTGTTGTAATTTCTCCTAAAGATTTTATCAAGGAGATGAGCCAGTTTGACAACCTTGAAGGTCGTCTTTTCCTTTCAGATAAAGCACATGTATTGTTCCCTTACCATGCAATGATCGATCAGGCCAGAGAGCGCATGAAAGGTGATAAAGCAATAGGTACTACAGGAAAGGGTATCGGACCTGCTTATGGAGATAAGATTGCACGAGTAGGTCATAGACTAGGTGAATTGCACCACCCTGAAAAACTTGCTGATAAGATCATTGCGTTTTTTGAGATGAACAAACCGGTATTTGACGCAATGGAAGTAGAAGCACCAAACAAAGATACTTTACTTGCTGAATTGAACGAGTATAAAGAAGTACTTGGAAAATATATTGTTGATACGACAAAGATGGTTTGGGAGATCCTTGATCAGAATAAAAAAGTATTACTCGAAGGTGCACAAGGAACGATGCTTGATATAGACCATGGTACCTATCCGTATGTTACATCATCGACAACGGTAAGTGCAGGGGCTTGTTCCGGTCTTGGACTCAATCCAAAAGATATAGGTAAAGTAACCGGGATAGCAAAAGCATATTGTACCAGAGTAGGAAACGGTCCATTCCCAAGTGAGGATCTTGGAGAGGATGGTGATATTCTCAGAAAGAACGGGCATGAATTTGGTACAACGACAGGACGACCAAGAAGATGTGGATGGTTCGATGCTGTGGCAATGCGTCATGCAGTGCGTGTGAACGGTGCAGACCAAGTCGCATTGATGAAGCTGGATGTACTTGACGGATTTAAAGAGATCAAAGTATGTGTGGCTTATGAAGTAGAAGGTGAACAGATTGATTATGTACCGTATGATCTTGAAGATGCAAAACCTGTCTATCAAACATTCCCGGGTTGGGAAAAGACAGAGGGTGTAAGAAGCTTTGAAGAGCTTCCTGAAACAGCACAGTCGTATATCGCTGCACTTGAAGCAATGATCGGCACAAAGATCGGTATCATCTCGACAAGTCCAGAAAGAGATGATACAATTATAAGATAA
- a CDS encoding ATP phosphoribosyltransferase regulatory subunit — MIFEHEIPSGSRLYFGSSAKIKRQIEATASQTLESLGFEEIVTPLFSYHQHDAFDEMTPLVRLNDASNNEVTLRADSTTDVVRIVTKRLGRSTESKKWFYIQPIVTFATKEQYQIGAEIINGNFVEVAQTTATLLQKLDETPIMQISNIRIPHLLNEKYGVSLEVLKSMHIEQIMKAKLPWIEQLVKVHRVEDLNDLSVFPQDIKEELQMIKEAASSIEYAKVVISPLFYAKMRYYDSLTFRMFEDNALIATGGTYSIDGVEAAGFALFTDECIASKISKGK; from the coding sequence ATGATATTTGAACATGAGATACCAAGCGGGAGCCGTCTCTATTTTGGCAGCAGTGCAAAGATCAAACGTCAGATCGAAGCTACTGCAAGTCAAACATTGGAGTCGCTAGGGTTTGAAGAGATCGTTACACCGCTCTTTTCTTATCACCAGCATGATGCGTTTGATGAGATGACGCCTTTGGTACGTCTCAATGATGCAAGTAACAACGAAGTGACACTGCGTGCTGATTCTACAACAGATGTAGTGCGCATTGTTACTAAAAGATTGGGACGCAGTACCGAGTCTAAAAAATGGTTTTACATTCAGCCAATCGTTACTTTCGCAACGAAAGAGCAGTATCAGATCGGTGCAGAGATTATCAACGGGAACTTTGTAGAAGTTGCCCAGACAACAGCAACACTTTTACAAAAATTGGATGAGACGCCTATCATGCAGATCTCAAATATCCGTATCCCGCATCTTCTCAATGAAAAGTACGGAGTGAGCCTTGAAGTGCTTAAGTCGATGCATATAGAGCAGATCATGAAAGCCAAACTGCCATGGATCGAACAATTGGTAAAAGTCCATAGAGTAGAGGACCTGAATGATCTGAGTGTTTTCCCTCAGGATATCAAAGAAGAGCTGCAAATGATTAAAGAAGCAGCTTCCAGTATCGAGTATGCAAAAGTTGTAATCTCTCCGCTTTTTTATGCGAAGATGAGATACTATGATTCGTTGACATTTAGAATGTTTGAAGACAATGCGTTGATCGCAACAGGTGGTACATATAGTATTGACGGTGTAGAGGCAGCAGGATTTGCGCTCTTTACCGATGAATGTATCGCAAGTAAAATAAGTAAAGGGAAGTAA